A genomic stretch from Enterobacter dykesii includes:
- a CDS encoding 6-phospho-beta-glucosidase, which translates to MQKKLKVVTIGGGSSYTPELLEGFLKRYHELPVSELWLVDVEEGQEKLNIIFDLCKRMVEKAGVPLTVHKTLDRRLALKDADFVTTQLRVGQLKARELDERIPLSHGYLGQETNGAGGLFKGLRTIPVIFDIVKDVQEVCPNAWVINFTNPAGMVTEAVYRHTGFKRFIGVCNIPIGMKMFIRDVLALTDSDDLSIDLFGLNHMVFIKDVIVNGKSRFAELLDGVASGRLTAASVKNIFDLPFSEGLIRSLNLLPCSYLLYYFKQKEMLAIEMGEYYKGGARAQIVQKVEKQLFDLYKDPNLNVKPKELEQRGGAYYSDAACEVINAIYNDKQAEHYVNVPHHGHIDNIPADWAVEMTCILGRDGAKPHPRITHFDDKVMGLIHTIKGFEVAASNAALSGELNDVLLALNLSPLVHSDRDAEKLASEMILAHEKWLPNFAATIEKLKFKQQ; encoded by the coding sequence ATGCAGAAGAAATTAAAAGTCGTAACCATTGGTGGCGGCAGCAGCTATACCCCGGAATTACTGGAAGGTTTCCTGAAACGTTATCATGAATTACCGGTCAGCGAATTATGGCTGGTGGACGTGGAGGAAGGTCAGGAAAAGCTGAATATTATTTTCGACCTGTGCAAGCGCATGGTGGAGAAAGCGGGCGTGCCTCTGACCGTGCATAAAACTCTCGATCGCCGTCTGGCGCTGAAAGATGCGGATTTCGTGACCACCCAGCTGCGCGTCGGCCAGCTAAAGGCGCGCGAGCTGGACGAACGTATCCCGCTGAGCCACGGCTATCTCGGGCAGGAGACCAACGGCGCGGGCGGCCTGTTCAAAGGCCTGCGTACCATCCCGGTGATTTTCGACATCGTCAAAGACGTGCAGGAGGTCTGCCCGAACGCGTGGGTGATTAACTTCACCAACCCGGCCGGGATGGTGACCGAGGCGGTCTATCGTCATACCGGCTTCAAACGCTTTATCGGCGTCTGTAACATTCCGATCGGCATGAAGATGTTTATCCGCGACGTGCTGGCGCTGACCGACAGCGACGATCTCTCCATCGACCTGTTCGGCCTGAACCACATGGTGTTCATTAAAGACGTTATCGTGAACGGTAAATCGCGCTTTGCCGAACTGCTGGACGGCGTGGCTTCCGGTCGCCTGACGGCAGCATCGGTGAAAAACATCTTTGACCTGCCGTTCAGCGAAGGGCTGATCCGCTCGCTGAACCTGCTGCCGTGCTCGTACCTGCTTTACTACTTCAAGCAGAAAGAGATGCTGGCCATCGAAATGGGCGAGTACTATAAGGGCGGCGCGCGCGCGCAGATCGTTCAGAAGGTTGAGAAGCAGCTGTTCGATTTGTATAAAGATCCGAACCTGAACGTCAAACCGAAAGAGCTGGAGCAGCGCGGCGGGGCCTACTACTCCGATGCGGCGTGTGAAGTGATTAATGCTATCTACAACGACAAGCAGGCGGAACACTATGTCAACGTGCCGCACCACGGCCATATCGACAATATCCCGGCGGACTGGGCCGTTGAGATGACCTGCATCCTGGGACGCGATGGCGCTAAACCGCATCCACGCATCACCCACTTCGATGATAAGGTCATGGGGCTGATCCACACCATCAAAGGCTTTGAAGTGGCGGCAAGCAACGCGGCGCTGAGCGGCGAGCTCAATGACGTGCTGCTGGCGCTGAACCTCAGCCCGCTGGTGCATTCCGACCGCGACGCGGAGAAGCTGGCCAGCGAGATGATCCTGGCGCATGAAAAGTGGTTGCCGAACTTTGCCGCCACGATCGAGAAGCTGAAGTTCAAACAGCAATAA
- the cedA gene encoding cell division activator CedA, which translates to MKPLRQQNRQVISYVPRVEPAPPDHALKVEGFRDVWQLRGKYVAFVLIGEHFRRSPTFTVPESAQRWAMQIRQDEEVEE; encoded by the coding sequence ATGAAACCTCTTCGTCAACAAAACCGCCAGGTTATTAGCTATGTGCCCCGCGTTGAGCCCGCGCCGCCTGACCATGCCCTGAAAGTGGAGGGCTTTCGCGATGTCTGGCAGCTGCGGGGGAAATATGTGGCCTTTGTGCTGATCGGCGAACACTTCCGTCGTTCACCCACGTTTACGGTGCCGGAATCGGCGCAGCGGTGGGCGATGCAGATCCGCCAGGATGAAGAGGTTGAAGAATAA
- the chbG gene encoding chitin disaccharide deacetylase, producing MENLLIVNADDFGLSKGQNYGIIEACRRGVVTSTTALVNGEAVEHAAQLSSEVPELGVGMHFVLTLGMPLSPMPGLTRDGQLGKWIWELAEQGALPLEEIARELERQFNRFVDAFGKAPTHIDSHHHVHMIPAIFPIVAEFAQRKGVAMRVDREARGVPDCAATTTEGFSSAFYGDEIDEALFLKVLDDSAARGERSLEVMAHPAFVDNTVRKSAYCWPRLAELDVLTSASLKYAIAERGYRLGTFGNL from the coding sequence ATGGAAAACCTGCTGATCGTTAATGCTGATGATTTTGGCCTCTCGAAAGGCCAGAACTACGGCATTATTGAAGCCTGTCGCCGGGGTGTTGTGACCTCGACCACGGCACTGGTGAATGGTGAGGCGGTTGAACACGCGGCGCAGCTGAGCAGCGAGGTGCCGGAGCTGGGCGTCGGCATGCATTTTGTGCTGACGCTCGGGATGCCGCTTTCGCCAATGCCGGGTCTGACGCGCGACGGCCAGTTGGGCAAATGGATTTGGGAACTGGCGGAGCAGGGCGCTCTGCCGCTCGAAGAGATTGCCCGCGAGCTGGAGCGTCAGTTCAACCGCTTTGTTGACGCCTTTGGTAAGGCACCGACGCACATCGACAGCCATCACCACGTGCATATGATCCCGGCGATTTTCCCGATAGTGGCTGAGTTTGCACAGCGTAAAGGTGTGGCGATGCGCGTGGATCGGGAGGCGCGCGGCGTGCCTGACTGCGCCGCGACCACCACTGAGGGGTTCAGCAGCGCATTTTACGGCGACGAGATCGACGAAGCGCTGTTCCTGAAGGTGCTGGATGATTCCGCCGCGCGGGGGGAACGGTCGCTGGAGGTCATGGCGCATCCTGCCTTTGTCGATAATACCGTGCGGAAAAGCGCCTACTGCTGGCCGCGCCTGGCGGAGCTGGACGTGCTGACGTCGGCATCGCTGAAGTATGCGATTGCCGAGCGTGGGTATCGGTTGGGGACGTTCGGGAATCTTTAA
- the katE gene encoding catalase HPII, whose product MSNKDKTHQSPIHGTEESQPGMDSLAPADGSHRPSPGPSAPGEQPTAPGSMKSPDTGNEKLKSLEPHRKGGEGFALTTNQGVRIADDQNSLRAGARGPTLLEDFILREKITHFDHERIPERIVHARGSAAHGYFQPYKSLKDITKADFLSDPDKITPVFVRFSTVQGGAGSADTVRDIRGFATKFYTEEGIFDLVGNNTPVFFIQDAHKFPDFVHAVKPEPHWAIPQGQSAHDTFWDYVSLQPETLHNVMWAMSDRGIPRSYRTMEGFGIHTFRMINTEGKATFVRFHWKPVAGKASLVWDEAQKLTGRDPDFHRRELWESIEAGDFPEYELGLQLIPEEDEFRFDFDLLDPTKLIPEELVPVQLVGKMVLNRNPDNFFAENEQAAFHPGHIVPGLDFTNDPLLQGRLFSYTDTQISRLGGPNFHEIPINRPTCPYHNFQRDGMHRQDIDTNPANYEPNSINDNWPRETPPAPKRGGFESYQERIDGNKIRERSPSFGEYYAHPRLFWNSQTPIEQQHIIGGFSFELSKVVRTYIRERVVDQLARIDIQLAQSVADNLGITLTDEQRNLAPPKEVNGVKKDPSLSLYAVPGGSIKGRVVAILLNDKTRASDVLGIMQALKTQGVHAKLLYSRMGEVTADDGSVLPVAATFAGAPSLTVDAVIVPCGDIDSLLSNGDAVYYLLEAYKHLKPIALSGDARRFKPQLKVADQGEDGIVEGDNVDDAFMTKLFDLLAAHRVWSRSSKIDQIPA is encoded by the coding sequence ATGTCGAACAAAGATAAAACACATCAATCACCGATTCATGGCACTGAAGAATCTCAACCGGGTATGGACTCTCTCGCCCCTGCTGACGGCTCTCACCGCCCCTCCCCTGGCCCTTCCGCACCGGGCGAACAGCCTACCGCACCGGGAAGCATGAAATCGCCGGACACGGGAAACGAGAAGCTGAAATCGCTTGAGCCACACCGTAAAGGCGGCGAAGGTTTTGCGCTCACCACCAATCAGGGCGTACGCATTGCTGACGATCAGAACTCCCTTCGCGCAGGCGCGCGCGGGCCAACCCTGCTGGAAGACTTTATCCTGCGGGAAAAAATCACCCATTTTGACCACGAGCGGATACCGGAACGCATCGTCCACGCGCGCGGCTCGGCTGCGCACGGCTACTTCCAGCCCTACAAGAGCCTGAAAGACATCACCAAAGCGGACTTCCTCTCCGACCCGGACAAAATCACTCCGGTATTTGTGCGCTTCTCCACCGTGCAGGGCGGCGCAGGGTCGGCGGACACGGTTCGAGATATCCGCGGCTTTGCCACCAAGTTTTATACCGAAGAGGGTATTTTCGATCTGGTGGGCAATAACACCCCGGTGTTCTTCATTCAGGATGCGCATAAATTTCCTGACTTTGTCCATGCGGTAAAACCGGAGCCCCACTGGGCCATACCGCAGGGACAAAGTGCGCACGACACCTTCTGGGACTATGTCTCCCTGCAGCCTGAAACCTTACACAACGTGATGTGGGCGATGTCAGACCGCGGCATTCCACGCAGCTACCGCACCATGGAAGGGTTTGGCATCCACACCTTCCGGATGATCAACACCGAGGGGAAAGCCACGTTTGTGCGCTTTCACTGGAAGCCGGTAGCGGGCAAAGCCTCGCTGGTGTGGGACGAGGCGCAGAAGCTGACCGGACGCGATCCGGACTTCCATCGCCGCGAGCTATGGGAGTCCATTGAAGCGGGCGACTTCCCGGAATACGAACTGGGTCTGCAGCTCATTCCGGAAGAGGACGAATTTAGGTTCGATTTCGACCTGCTTGACCCGACGAAGCTGATCCCGGAAGAGCTGGTGCCGGTTCAACTGGTGGGCAAAATGGTGCTCAACCGTAACCCGGATAACTTCTTTGCCGAAAACGAGCAGGCCGCGTTCCACCCGGGGCATATCGTGCCGGGGCTGGACTTCACCAACGATCCGCTCCTGCAGGGTCGCTTGTTCTCGTATACCGATACGCAGATCAGCCGTCTTGGCGGGCCGAACTTCCACGAAATCCCGATTAACCGCCCAACCTGCCCGTACCACAATTTCCAGCGCGACGGGATGCACCGTCAGGATATTGATACCAACCCGGCGAACTATGAGCCGAACTCCATCAACGATAACTGGCCGCGCGAAACGCCTCCGGCGCCGAAACGCGGTGGATTCGAATCGTACCAGGAGCGAATCGATGGCAACAAAATTCGCGAGCGCAGCCCGTCGTTCGGCGAGTATTACGCCCACCCTCGCCTGTTCTGGAACAGCCAGACGCCGATTGAGCAACAGCACATTATCGGCGGCTTCAGCTTTGAGCTGAGCAAAGTGGTGCGCACCTACATCCGCGAGCGGGTGGTCGATCAGCTGGCGCGCATTGATATTCAGCTCGCCCAGAGCGTTGCGGATAACCTGGGCATTACGCTGACCGACGAACAGCGCAACCTTGCCCCGCCGAAAGAGGTTAACGGCGTCAAGAAAGATCCGTCGCTGAGCCTGTATGCCGTGCCGGGTGGCTCGATTAAAGGCCGCGTGGTCGCCATTCTGCTGAACGACAAAACCCGCGCCAGCGACGTGCTGGGGATTATGCAGGCGCTGAAAACCCAGGGCGTGCATGCGAAACTGCTTTATTCCCGCATGGGGGAAGTGACCGCCGATGACGGCTCCGTGCTGCCGGTGGCGGCAACCTTTGCCGGGGCGCCATCGCTGACCGTCGATGCGGTGATTGTGCCATGCGGAGATATAGACAGCCTGCTGAGCAACGGTGACGCCGTCTATTATCTGCTGGAAGCCTACAAGCACCTGAAACCGATCGCGCTGTCCGGCGACGCGCGACGGTTTAAGCCGCAGCTGAAGGTGGCCGATCAGGGGGAGGACGGCATTGTCGAGGGCGATAACGTTGACGATGCATTTATGACGAAGCTGTTTGATTTGCTCGCCGCGCACCGCGTCTGGTCGCGCAGCAGTAAGATCGATCAGATTCCGGCGTAA
- the chbR gene encoding transcriptional regulator ChbR, whose translation MSQQEVSTMEIKTALEQQLFNGKNFHVVIYNKTESASGLHQHDYYEFTIVLTGRYYQEINGKRVLLERGDFVFLPMGSYHQSFYEFGATRILNVGVSRRFFEKHYLPLVPFCFVASQVYRVKNEFMTWIETVIASLNFRDNEFDEFIETVTFYVMNRLRHHREEQQVTDDIPQWLRSTVELMHDKGQFSENALENMVSLSGKSQEYLTRATQRYYRKTPVQIINEIRINFAKKQLEITNYSVTDIAYESGYSSPSLFIKTFKKLTSFTPNSYRKNLTVIN comes from the coding sequence ATTTCGCAGCAGGAGGTCAGCACGATGGAAATTAAAACCGCACTTGAACAGCAGCTGTTTAACGGCAAAAATTTTCACGTGGTTATCTACAACAAGACGGAGAGCGCCAGTGGTCTGCACCAGCATGATTACTACGAGTTCACGATTGTTCTGACCGGCCGCTACTACCAGGAGATCAACGGTAAGCGCGTCCTGCTTGAGCGAGGAGATTTTGTCTTCCTGCCAATGGGGTCCTATCATCAGAGCTTTTATGAATTTGGTGCCACCCGCATTCTGAACGTGGGCGTCAGCAGACGCTTCTTTGAGAAGCACTATCTGCCGCTGGTGCCGTTCTGCTTTGTGGCCTCCCAGGTCTATCGGGTAAAAAACGAGTTCATGACCTGGATTGAAACGGTTATCGCCTCGCTTAACTTCCGCGACAATGAATTTGATGAGTTTATTGAAACGGTGACCTTCTACGTGATGAACCGGCTGCGCCATCATCGTGAGGAGCAGCAGGTGACGGATGATATTCCACAGTGGCTGCGCAGCACCGTTGAGCTGATGCACGATAAAGGCCAGTTCAGCGAAAATGCGCTGGAAAATATGGTGTCACTGTCGGGAAAATCCCAGGAATATCTGACTCGCGCGACGCAACGCTATTATCGTAAAACACCCGTGCAAATTATTAATGAAATCCGCATTAACTTTGCCAAAAAACAGCTGGAAATTACCAACTACTCTGTCACCGATATTGCGTACGAGTCAGGATACAGCAGTCCCAGCCTGTTTATTAAGACCTTTAAAAAATTGACTTCATTTACACCGAACAGTTACCGGAAGAATTTGACGGTAATTAATTAA
- the chbC gene encoding PTS N,N'-diacetylchitobiose transporter subunit IIC: MSKVIASLEKVLLPFAVKIGKQPHVNAIKNGFIKLMPLTLAGAMFVLINNVFLSFGEGSFFYSLGIRLDASTIETLNGFKAIGGNVYNGTLGIMSLMAPFFIGMALAEERKVDPLAAGLLSVAAFMTVTPYSVGEAYAVGANWLGGANIISGIVIGLVVAEMFTFIIRRNWVIRLPDSVPASVSRSFSALIPGFIILSVMGIIAWALSHWGTNFHQIIMDSISTPLASMGGVVGWAYVIFTSLLWFFGVHGSLALAALDSGIMTPWALENVALYQQYGSVDAALAAGKTFHVWAKPMLDSYIFLGGTGATLGLIIAVFIVSRRADYRQVAKLALPSGIFQINEPILFGLPIIMNPVMFIPFILIQPLLAAITLTAYYMGIIPPVTNIAPWTMPAGLGAFFNTNGSVAAFLLAIFNLGVATLLYMPFVAIANKAATIIDEEESEEDIALSLKF; encoded by the coding sequence ATGAGTAAAGTCATCGCTTCACTTGAAAAGGTACTCCTTCCTTTTGCTGTTAAAATAGGAAAGCAGCCTCACGTTAACGCCATCAAAAACGGCTTTATTAAATTAATGCCGTTGACGCTGGCCGGGGCCATGTTCGTTTTAATTAACAACGTTTTTCTGAGCTTTGGTGAAGGTTCCTTCTTTTATTCATTAGGAATCCGGTTAGACGCATCCACTATTGAAACCCTTAATGGTTTTAAAGCCATCGGCGGCAACGTCTATAACGGTACGTTAGGGATTATGTCGCTGATGGCGCCTTTCTTTATTGGGATGGCGCTGGCAGAAGAGCGTAAAGTGGATCCGCTGGCTGCCGGGTTATTATCGGTTGCCGCCTTTATGACCGTAACGCCTTATAGCGTGGGTGAAGCCTACGCCGTTGGCGCCAACTGGCTGGGCGGGGCCAACATTATCTCCGGTATTGTTATCGGCCTGGTGGTGGCAGAAATGTTCACCTTTATTATCCGCCGCAACTGGGTTATCCGCCTGCCGGATAGCGTACCGGCTTCCGTTTCTCGTTCATTTTCCGCGTTGATTCCAGGCTTCATTATTCTTTCCGTCATGGGGATTATCGCCTGGGCGCTCTCCCACTGGGGCACAAACTTCCACCAGATCATCATGGACTCTATCTCTACGCCGCTGGCGTCGATGGGTGGCGTGGTCGGTTGGGCGTATGTGATTTTCACCTCTCTGCTGTGGTTCTTTGGCGTGCATGGTTCACTGGCACTGGCCGCGCTGGACAGCGGGATTATGACCCCCTGGGCACTGGAAAACGTTGCGCTTTACCAGCAGTACGGCTCCGTTGACGCGGCGCTGGCAGCGGGTAAAACCTTCCATGTGTGGGCGAAGCCGATGCTTGACTCCTATATCTTCCTGGGCGGTACCGGGGCGACCTTGGGTCTGATCATCGCGGTCTTTATTGTCTCTCGTCGTGCTGACTACCGTCAGGTCGCGAAGCTGGCGCTGCCATCCGGCATCTTCCAGATTAACGAACCGATTCTGTTCGGTCTGCCAATCATCATGAACCCGGTAATGTTCATTCCGTTCATCCTGATTCAGCCGCTGCTGGCCGCGATCACCCTGACGGCGTATTACATGGGCATCATTCCACCGGTCACCAACATTGCGCCTTGGACCATGCCGGCGGGTCTGGGCGCCTTCTTCAACACCAACGGCAGCGTTGCGGCCTTCCTGCTGGCGATATTCAACCTCGGGGTCGCTACCCTGCTGTACATGCCGTTCGTGGCGATTGCCAACAAAGCCGCCACCATTATTGATGAAGAAGAGAGCGAAGAGGATATTGCCCTCTCACTGAAATTCTAA
- the chbB gene encoding PTS N,N'-diacetylchitobiose transporter subunit IIB: MEKKHIYLFCSAGMSTSLLVSKMRAQAEKYEVPVVIEAFPETLAGEKGQTADVVLLGPQIAYMLPEIQRLLPNKPVEVIDSGLYGKIDGLGVLKAAVAAIKKAAN; encoded by the coding sequence ATGGAAAAGAAACATATCTACCTGTTCTGCTCAGCGGGCATGTCAACGTCGCTTCTGGTGTCAAAGATGCGTGCGCAGGCTGAAAAGTATGAAGTCCCTGTGGTGATTGAAGCGTTTCCAGAGACGCTGGCGGGCGAAAAAGGCCAGACAGCCGATGTTGTTTTACTGGGGCCGCAAATTGCCTATATGTTGCCCGAAATTCAACGACTGTTACCGAATAAACCGGTCGAAGTGATCGACTCGGGGCTGTACGGCAAGATTGATGGTTTAGGTGTTCTTAAAGCTGCTGTGGCAGCCATTAAAAAAGCGGCTAATTAA
- the chbA gene encoding PTS N,N'-diacetylchitobiose transporter subunit IIA: MLDLDSIVADEAVENDLEEVVMGLIINSGQARSLAYAALKQAKQGDFAAAKTMMEQSRTALNEAHLVQTKLIEGDQGEGKMKVSLVLVHAQDHLMTSMLARELVAELIELHEKMH, encoded by the coding sequence ATGTTAGATTTGGATAGTATTGTCGCAGACGAAGCCGTCGAGAACGATCTCGAAGAAGTGGTGATGGGGCTTATCATCAACTCCGGACAGGCCCGCAGCCTGGCCTATGCCGCACTGAAGCAGGCCAAGCAGGGGGATTTCGCCGCTGCGAAAACCATGATGGAACAGTCCCGCACGGCGCTGAACGAAGCGCATCTGGTACAGACAAAGCTGATTGAAGGCGACCAGGGCGAAGGGAAGATGAAGGTCAGCCTGGTGCTGGTCCACGCGCAGGATCACCTGATGACCTCGATGCTGGCGCGTGAGCTGGTGGCGGAGCTTATCGAGCTTCACGAGAAAATGCACTGA
- a CDS encoding L-cystine transporter, producing the protein MNFPLIANVVVFVVLLLLLAQARHKQWSLAKKVLVGLAMGVVFGLALQAIYGSDNPVLKDSIQWFNIVGNGYVQLLQMIVMPLVFASILSAVARLHNATQLGKISFLTIGTLLFTTLIAALVGVLVTNLFGLTAEGLVQGTAETARLTAIQTNYVGKVADLTVPQMVLSFIPKNPFADLTGASPTSIISVVIFAAFLGVAALKLLKDDAPKGERVLTAIDTLQSWVMKLVRLVMQLTPYGVLALMTKVVAGSNLQDIIKLGSFVVASYLGLGIMFVVHGILLGVNGVSPLKYFRKVWPVLTFAFTSRSSAASIPLNVEAQTRRLGVPESIASFSASFGATIGQNGCAGLYPAMLAVMVAPTVGINPLDPVWIATLVGIVTISSAGVAGVGGGATFAALIVLPALGLPVTLVALLISVEPLIDMGRTALNVSGSMTAGTLTSQWLKQTDKAILESEDDAELAHR; encoded by the coding sequence ATGAATTTTCCACTCATCGCGAACGTCGTTGTGTTCGTTGTATTGCTATTGCTTCTCGCGCAGGCGCGCCACAAGCAGTGGAGCCTGGCGAAAAAAGTGCTGGTTGGTCTGGCCATGGGTGTCGTATTTGGTCTGGCATTACAGGCAATTTATGGCTCCGATAATCCAGTTCTGAAAGATTCCATTCAGTGGTTCAACATCGTCGGTAACGGCTATGTTCAGCTGCTGCAGATGATCGTTATGCCGCTGGTGTTCGCCTCTATTCTGAGCGCCGTTGCTCGCCTGCATAACGCGACTCAGCTGGGAAAAATCAGCTTCCTGACCATTGGTACGCTGCTTTTCACCACGCTGATTGCCGCGCTGGTGGGTGTGCTGGTCACAAACCTGTTTGGCCTGACCGCAGAGGGTCTGGTTCAGGGTACCGCTGAAACGGCGCGTCTTACCGCGATTCAAACCAACTACGTTGGTAAAGTGGCTGACCTGACCGTGCCGCAGATGGTGCTCTCCTTCATTCCGAAGAACCCTTTTGCTGACCTGACCGGTGCGAGCCCAACCTCGATCATCAGCGTGGTTATCTTCGCCGCGTTCCTGGGCGTAGCGGCGCTGAAGCTGCTGAAAGACGACGCGCCAAAAGGCGAGCGCGTGCTGACCGCAATTGACACCCTGCAAAGCTGGGTAATGAAGCTGGTTCGTCTGGTCATGCAGCTCACCCCTTACGGCGTGCTGGCGCTGATGACCAAAGTGGTTGCCGGCTCTAACCTGCAGGACATCATTAAGCTGGGCAGCTTCGTTGTCGCCTCTTATCTGGGCCTGGGCATCATGTTCGTGGTGCACGGCATCCTGCTGGGCGTGAACGGCGTCAGCCCGCTGAAATACTTCCGTAAAGTCTGGCCGGTACTGACCTTTGCCTTCACCAGCCGTTCCAGCGCCGCGTCTATTCCGCTGAACGTTGAAGCGCAGACCCGTCGTCTGGGCGTGCCTGAATCCATCGCCAGCTTCTCTGCCTCCTTTGGTGCCACCATTGGTCAGAACGGCTGTGCGGGACTCTACCCGGCGATGCTGGCGGTGATGGTTGCCCCAACGGTTGGGATCAACCCGCTGGATCCGGTCTGGATCGCCACGCTGGTCGGAATTGTTACCATAAGCTCCGCAGGCGTTGCGGGCGTTGGTGGCGGCGCAACCTTTGCTGCGCTGATTGTTCTGCCTGCGCTGGGTCTGCCGGTGACGCTGGTCGCCCTGCTGATCTCCGTTGAGCCGCTGATCGACATGGGCCGTACCGCGCTGAACGTGAGCGGCTCCATGACCGCCGGTACGCTGACCAGCCAGTGGCTGAAGCAGACCGACAAAGCGATTCTGGAAAGTGAAGACGACGCCGAGCTGGCGCACCGTTAA
- the nadE gene encoding ammonia-dependent NAD(+) synthetase produces MALQQEIIQALGAKPTVDAHEEIRRSVDFLKSYLKKNAFLKSLVLGISGGQDSTLTGKLCQMAISELREETGDEKLQFIAVRLPYGVQADEQDCQDAIAFIQPDRVLTVNIKGSVLASEQALREAGIELSDFVRGNEKARERMKAQYSIAGMTKGVVVGTDHAAEAITGFFTKYGDGGTDINPIFRLNKRQGKQLLAALGCPEHLYKKAPTADLEDDRPSLPDEAALGVTYDNIDDYLEGKKLDERTAKIIEGWYLKTEHKRHTPITVFDDFWK; encoded by the coding sequence ATGGCTCTGCAACAAGAGATTATTCAGGCACTGGGCGCGAAGCCTACGGTAGATGCACATGAAGAGATCCGCCGCAGCGTGGATTTTTTAAAATCGTACTTAAAAAAGAACGCTTTCCTGAAATCCCTGGTGCTGGGCATCAGCGGCGGGCAGGACTCTACCCTGACCGGTAAACTCTGCCAGATGGCGATTTCAGAGCTTCGCGAAGAGACGGGCGATGAGAAACTGCAGTTTATCGCGGTGCGTCTTCCTTATGGCGTACAGGCGGACGAGCAGGATTGCCAGGATGCCATTGCCTTCATTCAGCCAGACCGCGTGCTGACCGTGAATATTAAGGGCTCGGTGCTTGCAAGCGAGCAGGCGCTTCGCGAAGCGGGCATTGAGCTGAGCGATTTTGTCCGCGGCAACGAGAAAGCCCGCGAGCGCATGAAAGCGCAGTACAGCATCGCCGGGATGACCAAAGGCGTTGTCGTCGGCACCGACCATGCGGCAGAAGCGATCACCGGTTTCTTCACCAAATATGGCGACGGCGGCACCGACATTAACCCGATCTTCCGTCTCAACAAGCGTCAGGGTAAGCAGCTGCTGGCCGCGCTGGGCTGTCCTGAGCATCTGTATAAGAAAGCGCCGACAGCGGACCTTGAAGACGATCGCCCTTCCCTGCCGGATGAAGCGGCCCTTGGCGTTACCTATGACAACATCGATGATTATCTGGAAGGCAAAAAGCTGGATGAACGGACCGCGAAAATCATTGAAGGCTGGTATCTGAAAACCGAGCACAAGCGCCACACGCCAATTACGGTGTTTGACGACTTCTGGAAATAA
- the osmE gene encoding osmotically-inducible lipoprotein OsmE, protein MNKNVAGILSAAAVLTMLAGCTAYDRTKDQFTQPVVKDVKKGMTRSQVAAIAGKPSSEVTMIHAKGTCQTYILGQRDGKAETYFVALDDTGHVINSGYQTCAEYDTDPQAPKAQ, encoded by the coding sequence ATGAACAAGAACGTAGCAGGAATTCTTAGCGCAGCGGCGGTACTGACTATGCTGGCAGGGTGTACGGCTTACGATCGCACTAAGGATCAGTTTACGCAGCCCGTAGTAAAAGACGTTAAAAAAGGGATGACCCGTTCGCAGGTGGCTGCGATTGCCGGTAAACCTTCTTCTGAAGTGACCATGATTCATGCGAAAGGGACCTGCCAGACCTATATCCTGGGTCAACGTGATGGTAAGGCAGAAACCTACTTCGTCGCCCTGGATGATACCGGTCATGTGATCAACTCCGGCTATCAGACCTGTGCTGAATACGACACCGATCCACAGGCACCTAAGGCGCAGTAA